A stretch of Suncus etruscus isolate mSunEtr1 chromosome 9, mSunEtr1.pri.cur, whole genome shotgun sequence DNA encodes these proteins:
- the PCED1A gene encoding PC-esterase domain-containing protein 1A — MTHLQASEVQQLLHNKFVVILGDSIQRAVYKDLVLLLQKDALLTAAQLKAKGELSFEQDELVAGGQLGELHNGTRYREVRQFCSGSGHHLVRFYFLTRVYSEYLEGVLEELAYGPTPDLVIINSCLWDLSRYGRCSMDSYRRNLERVFVRMDEVLPDSCLLVWNMAMPLGERVTGGFLLPELQPLAGSLRRDVVEGNFYSATLASDHCFDVLDLHFHFRHAVQHRHRDGVHWDQHAHRHLSQLLLAHVADAWGVELPKHNYPPDPWSENRKEADHLFQESYGQSSDYREQLALTPPPPTSIPSSIPFPYPMTQSSYPPQYPPLPEDSSFFPGQSFPPQNLYNYGPTEGFSGPPHFGYGSEANFVPGSRSRLVSSSPPRDQHWGPAVHRGMPRYVPNGPYHVPRKGAPCRQRLRNSDRLIHSYKLDRRPARSGM, encoded by the exons ATGACCCACCTGCAGGCCTCCGAGGTCCAGCAGCTGCTGCACAACAAGTTCGTGGTCATCTTGGGGGACTCGA TCCAGCGGGCTGTCTATAAGGACCTGGTCCTCCTGCTGCAGAAAGATGCACTGCTCACAGCCGCCCAGTTGAAAGCCAAG GGGGAGCTGAGCTTTGAACAGGACGAGCTGGTGGCCGGGGGCCAGCTGGGTGAGCTGCACAACGGGACAAGGTACCGGGAGGTCCGCCAGTTCTGTTCCGGCTCTGGCCACCATCTTGTACGCTTCTACTTCCTCACCCGCGTTTACTCTGAGTACCTCGAGGGTGTTCTGGAAGAGCTGGCCTACGGGCCCACCCCGGACCTGGTCATCATCAACTCCTGCCTCTGGGATCTCTCCAG ATATGGCCGCTGCTCCATGGACAGCTACCGCAGGAATCTGGAGCGGGTATTTGTGCGCATGGACGAGGTATTGCCAGACTCCTGCCTACTGGTGTGGAATATGGCCATGCCGCTGGGAGAACGTGTCACTGGGGGTTTCCTTCTACCAGAG CtgcagcccctggcaggctctctgAGGCGAGATGTTGTGGAAGGGAACTTCTACAGTGCTACCTTGGCTAGCGACCACTGCTTTGATGTCCTGGACCTTCACTTTCATTTCCGGCATGCTGTCCAGCACCGGCACCGGGATGGTGTCCACTGGGACCAGCATGCCCACCGCCACCTCTCCCAATTGCTTCTGGCTCATGTGGCGGATGCCTGGGGTGTGGAGCTGCCCAAGCATAACTATCCCCCTG ATCCATGGAGTGAGAACCGTAAGGAGGCAGATCATCTGTTCCAGGAGAGCTATGGACAGTCCTCAGACTACAGGGAGCAACTGGCCttgaccccaccaccacccactTCCATACCCTCTTCCATTCCTTTTCCCTACCCAATGACTCAGTCTTCATATCCTCCCCAGTACCCACCCCTGCCCGAGGATTCCTCATTTTTCCCAGGCCAGTCCTTCCCACCCCAAAACCTCTACAATTACGGTCCAACAGAAGGCTTCTCGGGGCCACCCCACTTTG GATATGGCTCTGAAGCAAATTTTGTGCCTGGCTCCCGGTCACGTCTGGTCTCCAGCTCTCCCCCTCGTGACCAGCACTGGGGCCCAGCAGTTCACCGGGGGATGCCACGCTATGTACCTAACGGCCCCTACCATGTGCCAAGGAAAGGGGCACCATGCAGGCAACGGCTCAGAAATTCAGACAGACTGATCCACTCATACAAACTGGACAGACGGCCAGCCCGTTCTGGAATGTGA